The sequence below is a genomic window from Sulfuracidifex metallicus DSM 6482 = JCM 9184.
TATAGATATCATATACCGATCAACCAGTTATTCAATAAAAGCTTTTATAGAATGATAAACGCAAATATTGATAAACTGCGTTAAGACTGAGCATTCGTGTGGAATTTTCACGTTTACTACCATTTTAACCATACACCTCTCTATACGTCATTTATTTTCTTCTTTCCCTTGATCCTTATCTCCCAATTTCTTCATTTCCCTTATAGGGCCTTTCATTGCATCCTTGACTCCATCCTTTAGGTCTTCCATGAGCTCCTTTGTTGAATCCACGGCAACCTTTGTAGTATCCTTTATTTCTCTCTCAGTTGATTTACCTAATTCAATGGACGACTTAGTTAATTCCTTTCCAATCTCTATCCCATCCTTCGTTATTCCTGAAGCTGCACTTAAAGACGACTTACCTACCTCTTTCCCTACATCAGTTAATTCCTTTACAGATTTCTTAGCCTCATCTTTTAATTCTTTCCAAACCATGTCTATACTATTGTTTGATAACATAAAATAAACTTTATTACGTAACCTAGAGACGGATTTGATCTTATAACTAAATTAATAAATCTTATATAGGAAGTTTATTTTTTCCTGAACAGGATATTTTAAATATATTTTATGAACTAAGTTGATGGAAATGTATTAAATATATTCGTGTTTGGTTTATAGATAAACCTATATTGAAAAATAAGAGCTAAAGATATGGACTCTGTTAATTCATTAATCGAGAAATTAAGATATGTAATTGTTGGAGTATACTTACTAGGATCAATAGCTGCAGTTATGTTCCTCGCTCTAGGAATAACACTGATTAACTTTCAATAGCGTTAAATGTTGACAACGGTAATTTGCTATGGAAGGCTGTTTTACCAGGAATTCCTCTTCCGCCAAAGTTCGCCGGAGCTCCTAGAGGTTCTCCAACTTACGTAGATGGTTATTTGATACAGTTAGGGGGTAATTCAATTTACGTAATGAATGCAACGACCGGCTCGTTAATTAACGTTTACAAAGTAGGCGGATTCTTCGGAATATCTAACCCTGTAATCGTGGGAAACACAATGTATCTAGTTAACAACTACGGTTGGATAATAGGAATGCCACTATCACAAATAGGAATATAGAAGGATAATAATTGCTTGTCTTATTTTAAAAATAAAAATAAAGTAAAAGATTAGGATCTAGATATATGAATTTTTTCATATTTAATTTTTACTGCAAAGGGTGCTATCCATCTCCTCATGTTGGTCTTCCGTCCCCTTTGAACTCCATGTTAAGATAAAAAAGAGAAGGGAAGAGAGGATAAAAACATACATACACAATATCCATGTTTAATGATAGTTACTAACGGAGTAAGCGTAACCAAGACGCCTTGGTTCAAGCTAGGGACTATGTGGTACGCCTCTGCTCCATTCAATAGTCCCATTTGGGACACCGATGACAATTTGAGATCGGGTCGGAACGACTCTCACTGTGGGGCTTCGTCCTCTGCGTTGCTAGGTGAAGTCATAAAGCAGGAAGCCCTGCCCGTTATGGCAGGGTAGTTCACTCCGCTCTTAGTTACATTTCATAAACCATGGAGATACAAGAGGATTACAACACCTAAATAGATTAACGACCCTATAACGAACCATAACTTCGATGACCAAAGTATGGACCCTTGAAACAAAGAATCAACTGAGAAATCTTTAGCACCACCAAGAAGGAAATATATGTCTATTGCCATTAGGAGCAGGTTTATTCCATATTCCTCTGCTCCAGTCCACGCTGCAGAGAGGAAGTATACCAAGTTAGTATAAAATGCAACAGTAGATGCTAGCTTCGTTAGAGCCCCCATCATGAAGAGAACTCCAAAGGATATCTCACCTATCATAACTAGCTGTCCAGTCAATATTGGATGGGGAAACGCTACAGCATAAAGGAATTGTTTTATAGGAGATCCCTCAGCAAAATATTGTATAGTAAATCCAACGTATTGGGACGATGTAGGGTTGAAGAAGTTAGGATTAAGAAGTTTGTCGAAAACTCCTGCGAATATCCATATTGACCCTGCAATAAGCCTGAAGATAACCATCCAATATGAACTCCTTTGAGATTCAACCACTTATCGTCACCTCAAATTTGTTAGCTATCCTATTCGATATTTTGTAGATGTAATACGCCGAGATACCCAGGATAAGCATGCCAGTAATCACTGTTGATCCCAAAGCTAAGGCTTGTAGTATACCCCCTGTCCATGTACCAAGGATGAACGTACCGTACTTCCACGCTACCCCTTTAGTTAAAGGAAGTGTACCAGAAGCTAAATAAAGCAATGAATTCATTGCAGTAGGAGTTAAACAGCATATTCCAGCGATTGTCCCTAAGGACGGCACCGAAGCAGTGAGAAATCCTCCTGCAGTAGATGTAGCAGATAGCCTGAAAGACCTTGGAACTGGAAACGAGTACAAGTTCATAGACACGTAAATTAGTGATATCATGTAATATGATAATATCAACGACAAGGTTAATACAGCGTCCACTCCAATACCCATCAACATAAGATAAGGGCTCTCCACTAAAGCCAGATTATTGCCGAACTCCAATACGTTAAATCCACTTCCCTCGTAAGTCAACATGGTGAGTTGAGTGAAGTAAGAATCTACGTTAATTCCAGGGATTAGCAATAGATCAGACGTTATCAGGTATGAAATGAAATATGAAAAAGTGTAAGCAATTACCATCCACCTTCCCACTTTGTCCCTTATCACTGCCTTAATAACGTTCCTCAACCTCATAGGACCACGTACAAGGATGAACCTGCTTCCCTTTTTCCTGTAAAGTAGAAATCCAATGATGGAGGAGAGTAAGAAGAACGCCGTTACAAACTCAATGAATGGATATAAAAACGTAACCCGTCCAGTATCAGCCATAGGAGAGTACCACAACTTGAGAACCTTAATCCCGTTTATCACTATTGGCATTAGCACGGTAGCTTCTAGGAATAAGAAAAAATAAAAGAGAGGATTTATAGCTTTCAATTCTAGACACCTTAACAGTGGAGTCCGGTGACCGGAGGTAGCAAAACGTTGTCTACTAGATAGCTTTCTGCATTCCCAGTCATAGGTAGAACTATGGAGGGAGCAGTGGTTAAAGGTACTTGTGTAGATACTGACAACGAGCTCAACGATATTAGAACTATCATACCTCCAGTCTTGACGTTTCCGTGAATTACAGTATAAGCGTATTGACCGTCAGGAGTTATGCCTATTTCTGACAGTCCTGGGGCTGAAGTTGAAGGCAGGGAAATCACTTTAACGAGAGAGAAAGAAGAAGTCGATATTACAGCTACCTCATTAGAGTCAGCTGAAGCCTCAAGATAATATGAACCGTTAGGAGTAAACGTTCCCCTCTGAGCTACTACGGTGCTGGGCATCCTGACCATACCCATGAGTGATAAGCTAGGGAGTGAGTAAAACCCTACAGAGTTATTACCTGAGAATTCGACCGCCACCATTGTTCCTTCTGGATTAGATGAAAGCATATAAGGCTCAGATCCCTGAGATGTAACCTTTACCGTTTCAACTTTTCCATTTGCTGAATTCAACATAACGATGGAATCGTTCAACTTCATTGGTATTAATAAATACTTTCCGTCTGGAGTCCATCTTACATCACATGGATACATTGTCTTGCCGTTGCTCATAGTGAAGGTCTCGCTCCAAACTTTCTGGAGGGTATGTACGTTTATTACTTCTACAACTCCTGAAGGACCGTCAGCTATTGCAACGTAGTTCATGTGAGGAGAGTATGCAACTCCTATAAAACCAATCGAGTGACCCACCGTTAGTGTATCAACTACCTTCATGTTAGTTGAATTAAATATCTCTACTGTCCCGTTGTTAAGTGGAACAAAGACGTATTGATTCAATGAAATCGTATCTCCATAAGGTATTTCCTCCCAATAATATACCTGTGCTGGAGAGTTTAAGGATATGTTGACCACATGCTGAAATCCCAGAAAGCTCTCAGCAGAAGAGGGATTAATTACCATTGCTATTCCCTTTTGAGTTAACGTGAGGAAATATAGAGATGATGGCGCACTAGAGGTTGAAGTAGA
It includes:
- a CDS encoding YncE family protein, whose translation is MNYKLILLAGFVVILAVGFGSAYLMLNVPGVTSSIHPSVSTVSTSTSSAPSSLYFLTLTQKGIAMVINPSSAESFLGFQHVVNISLNSPAQVYYWEEIPYGDTISLNQYVFVPLNNGTVEIFNSTNMKVVDTLTVGHSIGFIGVAYSPHMNYVAIADGPSGVVEVINVHTLQKVWSETFTMSNGKTMYPCDVRWTPDGKYLLIPMKLNDSIVMLNSANGKVETVKVTSQGSEPYMLSSNPEGTMVAVEFSGNNSVGFYSLPSLSLMGMVRMPSTVVAQRGTFTPNGSYYLEASADSNEVAVISTSSFSLVKVISLPSTSAPGLSEIGITPDGQYAYTVIHGNVKTGGMIVLISLSSLSVSTQVPLTTAPSIVLPMTGNAESYLVDNVLLPPVTGLHC
- a CDS encoding TQO small subunit DoxD; amino-acid sequence: MVIFRLIAGSIWIFAGVFDKLLNPNFFNPTSSQYVGFTIQYFAEGSPIKQFLYAVAFPHPILTGQLVMIGEISFGVLFMMGALTKLASTVAFYTNLVYFLSAAWTGAEEYGINLLLMAIDIYFLLGGAKDFSVDSLFQGSILWSSKLWFVIGSLIYLGVVILLYLHGL